The Triplophysa rosa linkage group LG3, Trosa_1v2, whole genome shotgun sequence genome has a segment encoding these proteins:
- the man2a2 gene encoding alpha-mannosidase 2x isoform X1 — protein sequence MKLKKQVTVCGGAIFCVAVFSLYLMLDRVQHDPARRQSGGNFPRSQISVLQNRIEQLEQLLEENHQIISHIKDSVLELTDTGAVSPSGHLPFRSANGSWVLPFDGRPTFLSVKPQDCQFALGRRSQTDLQMLDVYSLLNFENVDGGVWKQGFEITYDPSEWDEEPLQVFVVPHSHNDPGWIKTFDKYYNDQTQHILNNIVVKLAEDPRRKFIWSEISYFAKWWESADVQKQEAMRRLILSGQLEMVTGGWVMTDEANAHYFAMIDQLIEGHQWLEKNLGVTPISGWAVDPFGHSATMPYLLKRANLTSMLIQRVHYSIKKHFSATRSLEFMWRQVWDPESSTDMFCHMMPFYSYDVPHTCGPDPKICCQFDFKRLPGSRVNCPWKVPPRAITDANVAERASVLLDQYRKKSKLFRSKVVLVPLGDDFRYDKVLEWDQQYFNYQKLFDYMNSHPEMHVKAQFATLTDYFSAVYKANGVTQGARPPDYPVVSGDFFAYADREDHYWSGYYTSRPFYKNLDRVLESHLRGAEILYSLAVAHARHAGVEGRYPTSDYSLLTDARRNIGLFQHHDAITGTAKEIVVIDYGNRLLHSLVGLKRVIINAAHFLVMKYKDVYRFYQTEPFLETDDRRATQDSLPQHTLIELESSPRYLVLFNPVEQERLCVVTVLVNSAKVRVLTEDGQTLPVQLSAQWVSAVEMSGEVYQASFMVRLPALGLAVFHLYDSADSPMTLRSETLLRIPGRGQGIRSLDPLPVRSQTADSQPFYIQSQSLTLGFSGTTGLLESIRRKDDPQEVRVQIQFLTYGTRPSKDKSGAYLFLPDGNAKPYSQREAPIVRVLEGPLFAEVVSYYQHFQQTVRIHNVPGVDGLSLDITTMVDIRDQNNKELAMRLVTDIQSEDTFYTDLNGFQIQPRRFFQKLPLQANFYPMPSMAYIQDSQYRLTLHTAQALGVSSLASGQLEVILDRRLMQDDNRGLGQGLKDNKRTANRFRLLLERRSNSGKMVDSRPVSFPSLLSHMTSAILNHEVLALPVLPRKHGVPPMRTFAPLAGTLPCDFHLLNLRSIQSSVNNQTDAHSPSPHMALLFHRLGLDCGLEAQNPGFNCTTTQGQLTVSGLFRGLDVHLLQPVSLSLMYSQPPLSNDSSIHLEPMEISAYKLKLC from the exons ATGAAACTGAAGAAGCAGGTGACCGTGTGCGGAGGGGCTATCTTCTGTGTGGCCGTCTTTTCTCTCTACCTGATGTTGGACAGAGTCCAGCACGACCCGGCGAGGAGGCAGAGCGGAGGGAACTTTCCGAgg AGCCAGATTTCGGTGTTACAGAACCGTATCGAACAGCTCGAGCAGCTTCTAGAGGAGAACCATCAGATCATCAGCCACATTAAAGACTCTGTGCTGGAGCTCACCGACACGGGCGCCGTCTCTCCCAGCGGGCACCTACCCTTCCGCAGCGCCAACGGCTCTTGGGTGTTGCCTTTCGACGGCAGGCCCACTTTTCTATCCGTTAAGCCACAGGACTGCCAGTTTGCGTTGGGGCGCAGAAGCCAGACTGACCTGCAG ATGCTGGATGTTTACTCGCTGCTCAACTTTGAAAATGTGGACGGCGGTGTTTGGAAGCAAGGCTTTGAGATCACCTACGACCCCAGTGAGTGGGATGAAGAACCGCTGCAGGTGTTTGTGGTCCCTCATTCTCACAATGATCCAG GATGGATCAAGACATTTGATAAGTACTACAATGACCAGACCCAGCATATCTTGAACAACATTGTGGTGAAGCTGGCGGAAGACCCTCGCAGGAAGTTTATCTGgtctgaaatttcatatttcgCCAAATGGTGGGAAAGCGCCGACGTACAAAAGCAAGAGGCAATGCGCAG GCTTATTCTCAGCGGACAGCTCGAGATGGTAACGGGAGGTTGGGTCATGACGGACGAGGCCAACGCTCACTATTTCGCTATGATCGATCAACTCATCGAAGGCCATCAGTGGCTGGAGAAAAATCTCG GTGTGACCCCTATCTCAGGCTGGGCAGTGGATCCGTTCGGTCACAGCGCCACAATGCCTTACTTGCTGAAACGGGCCAACCTGACCAGCATGCTGATCCAGAGAGTCCATTATTCCATTAAGAAGCATTTCTCTGCCACCCGGAGCCTTGAGTTCATGTGGAGGCAGGTCTGGG ATCCTGAATCAAGCACGGATATGTTCTGCCACATGATGCCATTTTACAGCTATGACGTGCCTCACACCTGCGGGCCCGACCCAAAGATCTGCTGCCAATTTGACTTCAAAAGGCTTCCGGGTAGTAGAGTAAACTGCCCGTGGAAGGTGCCACCCCGAGCCATCACGGACGCCAACGTGGCCGAGAG AGCTTCGGTTTTGCTCGATCAGTATCGTAAGAAGTCCAAGCTGTTCCGTAGCAAAGTGGTGTTGGTTCCTCTGGGAGATGATTTCCGGTACGATAAAGTGTTGGAGTGGGACCAGCAGTACTTCAACTACCAGAAACTATTCGATTACATGAACTCCCATCCAGAAATGCACGTGAAG GCTCAGTTTGCAACACTGACGGACTACTTCAGCGCCGTATACAAGGCTAACGGAGTCACCCAGGGGGCGCGACCTCCAGATTACCCTGTGGTGAGCGGAGACTTCTTCGCCTACGCGGACAGAGAGGATCATTACTGGAGTGGATACTACACCTCACGACCCTTCTACAAAAACCTGGACCGCGTGTTAGAGTCTCATCTCCG AGGGGCTGAGATTCTTTACAGTCTGGCGGTCGCTCACGCGCGGCATGCGGGCGTAGAAGGACGTTACCCCACCTCAGATTACTCTCTTCTCACTGACGCCAGGCGGAACATTGGGCTCTTTCAGCACCACGATGCCATCACGGGCACTGCCAAGGAGATTGTTGTCATTGACTACGGAAACAG GTTATTGCATTCTCTGGTCGGTCTGAAGCGAGTGATCATAAACGCAGCACACTTTCTAGTAATGAAGTACAAAGATGTATATCGCTTTTATCAGACAGAGCCTTTCCTGGAGACG GACGACAGACGGGCCACACAGGATTCTCTTCCGCAGCACACGCTTATCGAGCTGGAGTCTTCTCCGAG GTATCTGGTGCTGTTTAACCCGGTGGAGCAGGAGCGTTTGTGTGTGGTTACCGTGTTGGTGAATTCAGCTAAAGTAAGGGTGCTAACTGAAGATGGCCAAACGTTACCCGTTCAGCTCAGCGCACAGTGGGTGTCCGCCGTCGAGATGAGCGGAGAGGTTTACCAG GCCTCTTTCATGGTACGCCTGCCTGCGCTGGGATTGGCCGTTTTCCACCTGTACGACTCTGCCGACTCCCCCATGACCCTGCGCTCCGAAACGCTGCTGAGGATTCCCGGGCGGGGCCAGGGCATACGAAGTTTGGATCCTTTGCCCGTTCGGTCGCAGACGGCTGATTCTCAACCCTTCTACATCCAGAGTCAGTCTCTCACTCTGGGCTTCTCTGGAACAACAGGCCTGCTGGAG AGCATTCGACGCAAAGATGACCCCCAGGAGGTCAGGGTACAGATTCAGTTCCTTACATACGGCACTCGACCCTCAAAGGACAAGAGCGGAGCTTATCTCTTCTTACCGGACGGAAATGCTAAG CCTTACTCGCAGAGAGAAGCTCCAATTGTGCGTGTGCTGGAAGGTCCGCTCTTTGCCGAGGTCGTGAGTTATTACCAGCACTTCCAACAGACGGTCCGCATTCATAATGTTCCAG GAGTAGATGGTTTATCTCTGGACAtcaccaccatggtggacatcagAGACCAGAATAACAAAGAGCTGGCCATGCGTCTGGTTACAGACATTCAAAGTGAAGACACTTTCTACACGGACCTCAATGGGTTTCAG ATCCAACCACGGCGGTTCTTCCAGAAACTTCCATTACAGGCTAATTTCTATCCGATGCCCTCCATGGCGTACATTCAGGACAGTCAGTACCGGCTCACGCTTCACACGGCCCAGGCATTGGGGGTTAGCAGTCTGGCCAGTG GTCAGTTGGAGGTGATTCTGGACCGGCGCTTGATGCAGGATGATAACAGGGGTCTGGGACAGGGCCTTAAAGACAACAAGAGAACGGCCAACCGCTTCCGCCTTCTGTTGGAAAGGAGAAGCAATAGCGGAAAG ATGGTGGACAGCAGACCGGTCAGCTTCCCATCGCTGCTCAGTCACATGACCTCTGCCATCCTAAACCACGAGGTGCTGGCGCTGCCCGTGTTGCCCAGGAAGCACGGCGTGCCCCCCATGCGCACCTTCGCCCCATTGGCCGGCACGCTGCCATGTGACTTCCACCTGCTGAACCTCAGGAGCATCCAAAGCTCGGTAAATAATCaaacg GACGCACACTCTCCATCTCCTCATATGGCTCTACTATTTCATCGCCTGGGGCTGGACTGTGGTCTGGAGGCTCAGAACCCCGGTTTCAACTGTACAACCACACAGGGCCAG CTGACCGTTTCCGGACTGTTCCGCGGGCTGGATGTACATTTGCTGCAGCCCGTGTCTTTGTCTCTAATGTACTCTCAGCCTCCTCTTTCCAACGACTCCTCCATCCATCTAGAGCCAATGGAAATCTCTGCCTACAAGCTTAAGCTGTGCTAG
- the man2a2 gene encoding alpha-mannosidase 2x isoform X3 has product MKLKKQVTVCGGAIFCVAVFSLYLMLDRVQHDPARRQSGGNFPRSQISVLQNRIEQLEQLLEENHQIISHIKDSVLELTDTGAVSPSGHLPFRSANGSWVLPFDGRPTFLSVKPQDCQFALGRRSQTDLQMLDVYSLLNFENVDGGVWKQGFEITYDPSEWDEEPLQVFVVPHSHNDPGWIKTFDKYYNDQTQHILNNIVVKLAEDPRRKFIWSEISYFAKWWESADVQKQEAMRRLILSGQLEMVTGGWVMTDEANAHYFAMIDQLIEGHQWLEKNLGVTPISGWAVDPFGHSATMPYLLKRANLTSMLIQRVHYSIKKHFSATRSLEFMWRQVWDPESSTDMFCHMMPFYSYDVPHTCGPDPKICCQFDFKRLPGSRVNCPWKVPPRAITDANVAERASVLLDQYRKKSKLFRSKVVLVPLGDDFRYDKVLEWDQQYFNYQKLFDYMNSHPEMHVKAQFATLTDYFSAVYKANGVTQGARPPDYPVVSGDFFAYADREDHYWSGYYTSRPFYKNLDRVLESHLRGAEILYSLAVAHARHAGVEGRYPTSDYSLLTDARRNIGLFQHHDAITGTAKEIVVIDYGNRLLHSLVGLKRVIINAAHFLVMKYKDVYRFYQTEPFLETDDRRATQDSLPQHTLIELESSPRYLVLFNPVEQERLCVVTVLVNSAKVRVLTEDGQTLPVQLSAQWVSAVEMSGEVYQASFMVRLPALGLAVFHLYDSADSPMTLRSETLLRIPGRGQGIRSLDPLPVRSQTADSQPFYIQSQSLTLGFSGTTGLLESIRRKDDPQEVRVQIQFLTYGTRPSKDKSGAYLFLPDGNAKPYSQREAPIVRVLEGPLFAEVVSYYQHFQQTVRIHNVPGVDGLSLDITTMVDIRDQNNKELAMRLVTDIQSEDTFYTDLNGFQIQPRRFFQKLPLQANFYPMPSMAYIQDSQYRLTLHTAQALGVSSLASGQLEVILDRRLMQDDNRGLGQGLKDNKRTANRFRLLLERRSNSGKMVDSRPVSFPSLLSHMTSAILNHEVLALPVLPRKHGVPPMRTFAPLAGTLPCDFHLLNLRSIQSSDAHSPSPHMALLFHRLGLDCGLEAQNPGFNCTTTQGQLTVSGLFRGLDVHLLQPVSLSLMYSQPPLSNDSSIHLEPMEISAYKLKLC; this is encoded by the exons ATGAAACTGAAGAAGCAGGTGACCGTGTGCGGAGGGGCTATCTTCTGTGTGGCCGTCTTTTCTCTCTACCTGATGTTGGACAGAGTCCAGCACGACCCGGCGAGGAGGCAGAGCGGAGGGAACTTTCCGAgg AGCCAGATTTCGGTGTTACAGAACCGTATCGAACAGCTCGAGCAGCTTCTAGAGGAGAACCATCAGATCATCAGCCACATTAAAGACTCTGTGCTGGAGCTCACCGACACGGGCGCCGTCTCTCCCAGCGGGCACCTACCCTTCCGCAGCGCCAACGGCTCTTGGGTGTTGCCTTTCGACGGCAGGCCCACTTTTCTATCCGTTAAGCCACAGGACTGCCAGTTTGCGTTGGGGCGCAGAAGCCAGACTGACCTGCAG ATGCTGGATGTTTACTCGCTGCTCAACTTTGAAAATGTGGACGGCGGTGTTTGGAAGCAAGGCTTTGAGATCACCTACGACCCCAGTGAGTGGGATGAAGAACCGCTGCAGGTGTTTGTGGTCCCTCATTCTCACAATGATCCAG GATGGATCAAGACATTTGATAAGTACTACAATGACCAGACCCAGCATATCTTGAACAACATTGTGGTGAAGCTGGCGGAAGACCCTCGCAGGAAGTTTATCTGgtctgaaatttcatatttcgCCAAATGGTGGGAAAGCGCCGACGTACAAAAGCAAGAGGCAATGCGCAG GCTTATTCTCAGCGGACAGCTCGAGATGGTAACGGGAGGTTGGGTCATGACGGACGAGGCCAACGCTCACTATTTCGCTATGATCGATCAACTCATCGAAGGCCATCAGTGGCTGGAGAAAAATCTCG GTGTGACCCCTATCTCAGGCTGGGCAGTGGATCCGTTCGGTCACAGCGCCACAATGCCTTACTTGCTGAAACGGGCCAACCTGACCAGCATGCTGATCCAGAGAGTCCATTATTCCATTAAGAAGCATTTCTCTGCCACCCGGAGCCTTGAGTTCATGTGGAGGCAGGTCTGGG ATCCTGAATCAAGCACGGATATGTTCTGCCACATGATGCCATTTTACAGCTATGACGTGCCTCACACCTGCGGGCCCGACCCAAAGATCTGCTGCCAATTTGACTTCAAAAGGCTTCCGGGTAGTAGAGTAAACTGCCCGTGGAAGGTGCCACCCCGAGCCATCACGGACGCCAACGTGGCCGAGAG AGCTTCGGTTTTGCTCGATCAGTATCGTAAGAAGTCCAAGCTGTTCCGTAGCAAAGTGGTGTTGGTTCCTCTGGGAGATGATTTCCGGTACGATAAAGTGTTGGAGTGGGACCAGCAGTACTTCAACTACCAGAAACTATTCGATTACATGAACTCCCATCCAGAAATGCACGTGAAG GCTCAGTTTGCAACACTGACGGACTACTTCAGCGCCGTATACAAGGCTAACGGAGTCACCCAGGGGGCGCGACCTCCAGATTACCCTGTGGTGAGCGGAGACTTCTTCGCCTACGCGGACAGAGAGGATCATTACTGGAGTGGATACTACACCTCACGACCCTTCTACAAAAACCTGGACCGCGTGTTAGAGTCTCATCTCCG AGGGGCTGAGATTCTTTACAGTCTGGCGGTCGCTCACGCGCGGCATGCGGGCGTAGAAGGACGTTACCCCACCTCAGATTACTCTCTTCTCACTGACGCCAGGCGGAACATTGGGCTCTTTCAGCACCACGATGCCATCACGGGCACTGCCAAGGAGATTGTTGTCATTGACTACGGAAACAG GTTATTGCATTCTCTGGTCGGTCTGAAGCGAGTGATCATAAACGCAGCACACTTTCTAGTAATGAAGTACAAAGATGTATATCGCTTTTATCAGACAGAGCCTTTCCTGGAGACG GACGACAGACGGGCCACACAGGATTCTCTTCCGCAGCACACGCTTATCGAGCTGGAGTCTTCTCCGAG GTATCTGGTGCTGTTTAACCCGGTGGAGCAGGAGCGTTTGTGTGTGGTTACCGTGTTGGTGAATTCAGCTAAAGTAAGGGTGCTAACTGAAGATGGCCAAACGTTACCCGTTCAGCTCAGCGCACAGTGGGTGTCCGCCGTCGAGATGAGCGGAGAGGTTTACCAG GCCTCTTTCATGGTACGCCTGCCTGCGCTGGGATTGGCCGTTTTCCACCTGTACGACTCTGCCGACTCCCCCATGACCCTGCGCTCCGAAACGCTGCTGAGGATTCCCGGGCGGGGCCAGGGCATACGAAGTTTGGATCCTTTGCCCGTTCGGTCGCAGACGGCTGATTCTCAACCCTTCTACATCCAGAGTCAGTCTCTCACTCTGGGCTTCTCTGGAACAACAGGCCTGCTGGAG AGCATTCGACGCAAAGATGACCCCCAGGAGGTCAGGGTACAGATTCAGTTCCTTACATACGGCACTCGACCCTCAAAGGACAAGAGCGGAGCTTATCTCTTCTTACCGGACGGAAATGCTAAG CCTTACTCGCAGAGAGAAGCTCCAATTGTGCGTGTGCTGGAAGGTCCGCTCTTTGCCGAGGTCGTGAGTTATTACCAGCACTTCCAACAGACGGTCCGCATTCATAATGTTCCAG GAGTAGATGGTTTATCTCTGGACAtcaccaccatggtggacatcagAGACCAGAATAACAAAGAGCTGGCCATGCGTCTGGTTACAGACATTCAAAGTGAAGACACTTTCTACACGGACCTCAATGGGTTTCAG ATCCAACCACGGCGGTTCTTCCAGAAACTTCCATTACAGGCTAATTTCTATCCGATGCCCTCCATGGCGTACATTCAGGACAGTCAGTACCGGCTCACGCTTCACACGGCCCAGGCATTGGGGGTTAGCAGTCTGGCCAGTG GTCAGTTGGAGGTGATTCTGGACCGGCGCTTGATGCAGGATGATAACAGGGGTCTGGGACAGGGCCTTAAAGACAACAAGAGAACGGCCAACCGCTTCCGCCTTCTGTTGGAAAGGAGAAGCAATAGCGGAAAG ATGGTGGACAGCAGACCGGTCAGCTTCCCATCGCTGCTCAGTCACATGACCTCTGCCATCCTAAACCACGAGGTGCTGGCGCTGCCCGTGTTGCCCAGGAAGCACGGCGTGCCCCCCATGCGCACCTTCGCCCCATTGGCCGGCACGCTGCCATGTGACTTCCACCTGCTGAACCTCAGGAGCATCCAAAGCTCG GACGCACACTCTCCATCTCCTCATATGGCTCTACTATTTCATCGCCTGGGGCTGGACTGTGGTCTGGAGGCTCAGAACCCCGGTTTCAACTGTACAACCACACAGGGCCAG CTGACCGTTTCCGGACTGTTCCGCGGGCTGGATGTACATTTGCTGCAGCCCGTGTCTTTGTCTCTAATGTACTCTCAGCCTCCTCTTTCCAACGACTCCTCCATCCATCTAGAGCCAATGGAAATCTCTGCCTACAAGCTTAAGCTGTGCTAG
- the man2a2 gene encoding alpha-mannosidase 2x isoform X2 has translation MKLKKQVTVCGGAIFCVAVFSLYLMLDRVQHDPARRQSGGNFPRSQISVLQNRIEQLEQLLEENHQIISHIKDSVLELTDTGAVSPSGHLPFRSANGSWVLPFDGRPTFLSVKPQDCQFALGRRSQTDLQMLDVYSLLNFENVDGGVWKQGFEITYDPSEWDEEPLQVFVVPHSHNDPGWIKTFDKYYNDQTQHILNNIVVKLAEDPRRKFIWSEISYFAKWWESADVQKQEAMRRLILSGQLEMVTGGWVMTDEANAHYFAMIDQLIEGHQWLEKNLGVTPISGWAVDPFGHSATMPYLLKRANLTSMLIQRVHYSIKKHFSATRSLEFMWRQVWDPESSTDMFCHMMPFYSYDVPHTCGPDPKICCQFDFKRLPGSRVNCPWKVPPRAITDANVAERASVLLDQYRKKSKLFRSKVVLVPLGDDFRYDKVLEWDQQYFNYQKLFDYMNSHPEMHVKAQFATLTDYFSAVYKANGVTQGARPPDYPVVSGDFFAYADREDHYWSGYYTSRPFYKNLDRVLESHLRGAEILYSLAVAHARHAGVEGRYPTSDYSLLTDARRNIGLFQHHDAITGTAKEIVVIDYGNRLLHSLVGLKRVIINAAHFLVMKYKDVYRFYQTEPFLETDDRRATQDSLPQHTLIELESSPRYLVLFNPVEQERLCVVTVLVNSAKVRVLTEDGQTLPVQLSAQWVSAVEMSGEVYQASFMVRLPALGLAVFHLYDSADSPMTLRSETLLRIPGRGQGIRSLDPLPVRSQTADSQPFYIQSQSLTLGFSGTTGLLESIRRKDDPQEVRVQIQFLTYGTRPSKDKSGAYLFLPDGNAKPYSQREAPIVRVLEGPLFAEVVSYYQHFQQTVRIHNVPGVDGLSLDITTMVDIRDQNNKELAMRLVTDIQSEDTFYTDLNGFQIQPRRFFQKLPLQANFYPMPSMAYIQDSQYRLTLHTAQALGVSSLASGQLEVILDRRLMQDDNRGLGQGLKDNKRTANRFRLLLERRSNSGKMVDSRPVSFPSLLSHMTSAILNHEVLALPVLPRKHGVPPMRTFAPLAGTLPCDFHLLNLRSIQSSQDAHSPSPHMALLFHRLGLDCGLEAQNPGFNCTTTQGQLTVSGLFRGLDVHLLQPVSLSLMYSQPPLSNDSSIHLEPMEISAYKLKLC, from the exons ATGAAACTGAAGAAGCAGGTGACCGTGTGCGGAGGGGCTATCTTCTGTGTGGCCGTCTTTTCTCTCTACCTGATGTTGGACAGAGTCCAGCACGACCCGGCGAGGAGGCAGAGCGGAGGGAACTTTCCGAgg AGCCAGATTTCGGTGTTACAGAACCGTATCGAACAGCTCGAGCAGCTTCTAGAGGAGAACCATCAGATCATCAGCCACATTAAAGACTCTGTGCTGGAGCTCACCGACACGGGCGCCGTCTCTCCCAGCGGGCACCTACCCTTCCGCAGCGCCAACGGCTCTTGGGTGTTGCCTTTCGACGGCAGGCCCACTTTTCTATCCGTTAAGCCACAGGACTGCCAGTTTGCGTTGGGGCGCAGAAGCCAGACTGACCTGCAG ATGCTGGATGTTTACTCGCTGCTCAACTTTGAAAATGTGGACGGCGGTGTTTGGAAGCAAGGCTTTGAGATCACCTACGACCCCAGTGAGTGGGATGAAGAACCGCTGCAGGTGTTTGTGGTCCCTCATTCTCACAATGATCCAG GATGGATCAAGACATTTGATAAGTACTACAATGACCAGACCCAGCATATCTTGAACAACATTGTGGTGAAGCTGGCGGAAGACCCTCGCAGGAAGTTTATCTGgtctgaaatttcatatttcgCCAAATGGTGGGAAAGCGCCGACGTACAAAAGCAAGAGGCAATGCGCAG GCTTATTCTCAGCGGACAGCTCGAGATGGTAACGGGAGGTTGGGTCATGACGGACGAGGCCAACGCTCACTATTTCGCTATGATCGATCAACTCATCGAAGGCCATCAGTGGCTGGAGAAAAATCTCG GTGTGACCCCTATCTCAGGCTGGGCAGTGGATCCGTTCGGTCACAGCGCCACAATGCCTTACTTGCTGAAACGGGCCAACCTGACCAGCATGCTGATCCAGAGAGTCCATTATTCCATTAAGAAGCATTTCTCTGCCACCCGGAGCCTTGAGTTCATGTGGAGGCAGGTCTGGG ATCCTGAATCAAGCACGGATATGTTCTGCCACATGATGCCATTTTACAGCTATGACGTGCCTCACACCTGCGGGCCCGACCCAAAGATCTGCTGCCAATTTGACTTCAAAAGGCTTCCGGGTAGTAGAGTAAACTGCCCGTGGAAGGTGCCACCCCGAGCCATCACGGACGCCAACGTGGCCGAGAG AGCTTCGGTTTTGCTCGATCAGTATCGTAAGAAGTCCAAGCTGTTCCGTAGCAAAGTGGTGTTGGTTCCTCTGGGAGATGATTTCCGGTACGATAAAGTGTTGGAGTGGGACCAGCAGTACTTCAACTACCAGAAACTATTCGATTACATGAACTCCCATCCAGAAATGCACGTGAAG GCTCAGTTTGCAACACTGACGGACTACTTCAGCGCCGTATACAAGGCTAACGGAGTCACCCAGGGGGCGCGACCTCCAGATTACCCTGTGGTGAGCGGAGACTTCTTCGCCTACGCGGACAGAGAGGATCATTACTGGAGTGGATACTACACCTCACGACCCTTCTACAAAAACCTGGACCGCGTGTTAGAGTCTCATCTCCG AGGGGCTGAGATTCTTTACAGTCTGGCGGTCGCTCACGCGCGGCATGCGGGCGTAGAAGGACGTTACCCCACCTCAGATTACTCTCTTCTCACTGACGCCAGGCGGAACATTGGGCTCTTTCAGCACCACGATGCCATCACGGGCACTGCCAAGGAGATTGTTGTCATTGACTACGGAAACAG GTTATTGCATTCTCTGGTCGGTCTGAAGCGAGTGATCATAAACGCAGCACACTTTCTAGTAATGAAGTACAAAGATGTATATCGCTTTTATCAGACAGAGCCTTTCCTGGAGACG GACGACAGACGGGCCACACAGGATTCTCTTCCGCAGCACACGCTTATCGAGCTGGAGTCTTCTCCGAG GTATCTGGTGCTGTTTAACCCGGTGGAGCAGGAGCGTTTGTGTGTGGTTACCGTGTTGGTGAATTCAGCTAAAGTAAGGGTGCTAACTGAAGATGGCCAAACGTTACCCGTTCAGCTCAGCGCACAGTGGGTGTCCGCCGTCGAGATGAGCGGAGAGGTTTACCAG GCCTCTTTCATGGTACGCCTGCCTGCGCTGGGATTGGCCGTTTTCCACCTGTACGACTCTGCCGACTCCCCCATGACCCTGCGCTCCGAAACGCTGCTGAGGATTCCCGGGCGGGGCCAGGGCATACGAAGTTTGGATCCTTTGCCCGTTCGGTCGCAGACGGCTGATTCTCAACCCTTCTACATCCAGAGTCAGTCTCTCACTCTGGGCTTCTCTGGAACAACAGGCCTGCTGGAG AGCATTCGACGCAAAGATGACCCCCAGGAGGTCAGGGTACAGATTCAGTTCCTTACATACGGCACTCGACCCTCAAAGGACAAGAGCGGAGCTTATCTCTTCTTACCGGACGGAAATGCTAAG CCTTACTCGCAGAGAGAAGCTCCAATTGTGCGTGTGCTGGAAGGTCCGCTCTTTGCCGAGGTCGTGAGTTATTACCAGCACTTCCAACAGACGGTCCGCATTCATAATGTTCCAG GAGTAGATGGTTTATCTCTGGACAtcaccaccatggtggacatcagAGACCAGAATAACAAAGAGCTGGCCATGCGTCTGGTTACAGACATTCAAAGTGAAGACACTTTCTACACGGACCTCAATGGGTTTCAG ATCCAACCACGGCGGTTCTTCCAGAAACTTCCATTACAGGCTAATTTCTATCCGATGCCCTCCATGGCGTACATTCAGGACAGTCAGTACCGGCTCACGCTTCACACGGCCCAGGCATTGGGGGTTAGCAGTCTGGCCAGTG GTCAGTTGGAGGTGATTCTGGACCGGCGCTTGATGCAGGATGATAACAGGGGTCTGGGACAGGGCCTTAAAGACAACAAGAGAACGGCCAACCGCTTCCGCCTTCTGTTGGAAAGGAGAAGCAATAGCGGAAAG ATGGTGGACAGCAGACCGGTCAGCTTCCCATCGCTGCTCAGTCACATGACCTCTGCCATCCTAAACCACGAGGTGCTGGCGCTGCCCGTGTTGCCCAGGAAGCACGGCGTGCCCCCCATGCGCACCTTCGCCCCATTGGCCGGCACGCTGCCATGTGACTTCCACCTGCTGAACCTCAGGAGCATCCAAAGCTCG CAGGACGCACACTCTCCATCTCCTCATATGGCTCTACTATTTCATCGCCTGGGGCTGGACTGTGGTCTGGAGGCTCAGAACCCCGGTTTCAACTGTACAACCACACAGGGCCAG CTGACCGTTTCCGGACTGTTCCGCGGGCTGGATGTACATTTGCTGCAGCCCGTGTCTTTGTCTCTAATGTACTCTCAGCCTCCTCTTTCCAACGACTCCTCCATCCATCTAGAGCCAATGGAAATCTCTGCCTACAAGCTTAAGCTGTGCTAG